The Aureibacter tunicatorum genome includes a window with the following:
- a CDS encoding endonuclease I family protein, whose translation MRRGYLKWRIVVFFFIFVLGISACEENSPDMELPPVEEPETPEEPETPTDPEEPEEPENPVDPTNPNENYGYVWPDQLSNQRIYVQGTPKQYQDTAKHHVVSVGYDIYSGEVLDLKEYYSQAVNLNGQNLRRKIAEIASNGAKELSYDVVWDMCEEGDENPLDESEVWLIYTEQGDDKDRHVSGSSGWNREHVWAKSHGDFGTRRGPGTDGHHLRACNARENSRRGNKDFGNTSVPYAYTPPSSARGDVARMIFYMALRWNDSHGLYVDDKVFSSPDKSPRHGKLSDLLKWHHEDPVDPYEIRRNNVIFKYQENRNPFVDHPELIDLIFGDKWGSSWDGGVTLQDKPQ comes from the coding sequence ATGAGGAGAGGATATTTAAAGTGGCGCATTGTTGTTTTTTTCTTTATTTTCGTTTTAGGGATATCCGCATGTGAAGAGAACAGCCCTGATATGGAGCTTCCTCCTGTGGAAGAACCTGAAACTCCGGAGGAACCGGAGACGCCTACAGATCCGGAAGAGCCTGAAGAACCTGAGAACCCTGTTGATCCGACGAATCCTAATGAAAACTACGGATATGTATGGCCTGATCAATTAAGCAACCAAAGAATATATGTCCAAGGAACTCCGAAGCAATATCAAGATACTGCAAAGCATCATGTTGTTTCTGTTGGTTATGATATCTATTCTGGAGAAGTATTGGATTTGAAAGAATATTATTCCCAAGCGGTTAATTTGAATGGTCAAAATCTCAGGAGGAAGATTGCTGAAATAGCATCAAATGGAGCTAAAGAATTATCCTATGATGTTGTATGGGATATGTGTGAGGAAGGAGATGAAAATCCTTTGGATGAGTCGGAAGTTTGGTTGATATATACGGAGCAAGGAGATGATAAAGATCGTCATGTCTCAGGAAGCTCTGGATGGAATAGGGAACATGTTTGGGCAAAGTCGCATGGTGACTTTGGAACAAGAAGAGGTCCCGGCACAGATGGACATCATCTTAGAGCTTGCAATGCCAGAGAAAACTCTAGAAGAGGCAATAAAGATTTTGGCAATACTAGCGTGCCTTATGCTTATACTCCGCCATCATCAGCCAGAGGAGATGTCGCCAGAATGATTTTCTATATGGCTTTGAGATGGAATGACAGTCATGGACTGTATGTTGATGACAAAGTTTTCAGCAGTCCGGATAAATCTCCAAGGCATGGCAAATTATCGGATTTATTGAAATGGCATCATGAAGATCCTGTGGATCCTTATGAAATTCGTCGAAACAATGTTATTTTCAAGTATCAGGAAAATAGAAACCCATTTGTCGATCATCCGGAATTAATTGACCTGATTTTTGGTGATAAGTGGGGAAGTTCTTGGGATGGAGGAGTTACACTTCAAGACAAGCCTCAATAA
- a CDS encoding DUF5689 domain-containing protein yields the protein MKILTHNLKWAFMLLVSVFLISGCGDDEVAVPEKPDEPDPDPEVTITSISDLKSNYDNALIQITDDLTIEGVVVANDESGNFYKEIIIQDDVEGIRVKLNKKDLFADYPVGSKVRISAMDLYLGDYGGEIQLGSIYEEKIGQIPEDQIADHITKISDEEEVNAEVVAINDIDKSYVGKLITIENVQFVASELGRNWVDDNAEYPSNRTVEDAENNSIVVRTSNFASFKSEALPTGSGKITAVLSIYNDTYQLAVRQTSDAEMTGDRFDIDIDFGTEISLETVLMRHAGEDVDFTEAEHIVVTVTANPESVSDNIPDFIVYAQDASRGINLNINDKTNISSALKVGDKVKVALQGLTLKSFNGVMQLENVNTTQHLEPISEGNNVDPLELTIDAITNDHMSMFIKIVDVQYKNVPATFKENTNLKDCNGNEIATYTRKEASFADANVPEDNGVFLGFVSSFNKLQLVVGAPSDLNMNKERCDEDEVPPVEGDGVYDFYQIDEAGFTNMGWKVGEKIYFGSQAFEGVKFGTSSISGDISLDFIADGDVTVKVYGLAWKGAVNPFSIQIGGEIQEATFRAHDEITGSSGVRPLDYNETTDVQEFEFTGLSETNSLTITSGQKARIVIYKIEIVEKN from the coding sequence ATGAAAATCTTAACACACAATTTGAAATGGGCATTTATGCTCTTGGTGAGTGTTTTTTTAATTTCTGGATGCGGTGATGATGAAGTCGCAGTTCCTGAAAAGCCAGATGAGCCGGATCCGGATCCGGAAGTAACGATTACTTCAATTAGTGACTTGAAATCAAACTATGACAACGCATTGATTCAAATCACGGATGATTTGACAATTGAAGGAGTGGTGGTAGCCAATGACGAGTCAGGCAATTTTTACAAAGAAATTATCATTCAAGATGATGTGGAAGGTATTCGAGTGAAATTGAATAAAAAGGACTTGTTTGCGGATTATCCTGTAGGCTCCAAAGTTAGAATTTCTGCAATGGATTTATACTTGGGAGATTACGGCGGTGAAATTCAGCTTGGCTCTATTTATGAGGAGAAAATAGGACAAATTCCTGAAGATCAAATTGCCGATCATATTACAAAAATCTCCGATGAGGAGGAAGTTAATGCTGAAGTGGTTGCGATTAATGATATTGACAAGTCTTATGTTGGAAAGTTGATAACTATTGAGAATGTACAGTTTGTTGCTTCAGAACTAGGGAGAAACTGGGTGGATGACAATGCCGAATACCCAAGTAACAGAACTGTGGAAGATGCCGAAAACAATTCAATTGTGGTAAGAACAAGCAATTTTGCGTCTTTCAAATCAGAGGCTTTGCCTACAGGAAGCGGAAAAATCACTGCAGTGTTAAGCATCTATAATGACACATATCAATTAGCCGTTAGACAAACTTCTGATGCTGAAATGACAGGAGACAGATTCGATATTGACATTGATTTTGGAACTGAGATAAGCCTTGAAACTGTACTGATGAGACATGCTGGAGAGGATGTGGATTTCACTGAAGCAGAACATATTGTTGTGACAGTGACTGCGAACCCTGAAAGTGTAAGCGATAATATTCCAGATTTTATTGTTTATGCTCAAGATGCAAGCAGAGGCATTAATTTAAATATTAATGATAAGACAAATATTTCTTCAGCGCTTAAAGTCGGTGATAAAGTTAAAGTTGCTTTGCAAGGTTTGACTTTGAAATCCTTTAATGGAGTTATGCAGCTTGAAAATGTCAACACAACTCAGCATTTAGAGCCAATTAGCGAAGGGAATAATGTTGACCCATTGGAATTGACAATTGACGCGATTACAAATGATCACATGTCTATGTTCATTAAGATTGTTGATGTTCAATATAAGAACGTGCCTGCAACTTTCAAGGAAAATACCAATCTGAAAGACTGTAATGGAAATGAAATAGCTACTTACACAAGAAAAGAAGCAAGCTTTGCGGATGCTAATGTTCCGGAAGATAATGGAGTGTTCTTAGGTTTTGTTTCTTCGTTTAACAAGCTTCAATTAGTTGTAGGCGCCCCTTCGGATTTGAACATGAATAAAGAAAGATGCGATGAAGATGAGGTGCCTCCTGTTGAAGGTGATGGAGTCTATGACTTCTATCAAATTGATGAAGCTGGATTTACTAACATGGGATGGAAAGTTGGAGAAAAAATATACTTTGGAAGCCAAGCGTTTGAAGGTGTGAAGTTTGGCACATCAAGTATATCTGGTGATATTTCTTTGGACTTTATCGCTGATGGTGATGTAACTGTGAAAGTGTATGGTTTGGCTTGGAAAGGAGCTGTTAATCCATTTAGTATTCAAATTGGAGGGGAAATCCAAGAAGCTACTTTTAGAGCTCATGATGAAATAACTGGAAGTTCAGGCGTAAGACCATTGGATTATAATGAAACTACTGATGTGCAAGAATTTGAATTTACTGGATTATCAGAAACTAATTCATTAACAATTACTAGTGGTCAAAAAGCTAGAATAGTTATTTATAAAATAGAAATAGTTGAGAAAAATTAA
- a CDS encoding endonuclease/exonuclease/phosphatase family protein, which translates to MKKVFSFWFLFLLLTSVTGLSQQYKAGVIAFYNLENLFDTENDPNIRDDEYTPEGSKSWTQERYEKKLDNMAEVISRLGEDELGDRSGPSILGMAEIENRRVLEDLVANKKLESMNYGIVHYDSPDKRGIDVCMLYRKDVFEVTSSRAVPFTVEDKEDFKSRDILVVTGNYDGEKMDFIVCHWPSRYGGEKKSRPMRIAAAKLTKHLADSIQNANNSEAKIFIMGDFNDDPTNHSIKEYLNTSDDKKDLDNDELYNPYLTLYKKGIGTLAYRDKWNLFDQIILSQELLEDDGEYRFIKAKVYNKKWLMVQDGRYKGYPKRTHVGSNYQGGYSDHFPVYVIIGKKIDDD; encoded by the coding sequence ATGAAAAAGGTATTTAGTTTTTGGTTTTTGTTTCTGTTGCTCACCTCTGTTACAGGGCTTAGTCAGCAGTACAAAGCGGGTGTTATTGCATTTTACAACTTGGAGAATCTGTTCGATACAGAGAATGATCCGAATATAAGGGATGATGAGTACACGCCCGAAGGATCAAAGTCATGGACGCAAGAGCGATATGAAAAGAAGCTTGACAATATGGCTGAAGTGATTTCAAGATTGGGAGAGGATGAATTGGGCGATCGATCTGGACCATCGATTCTTGGAATGGCTGAAATCGAGAATCGTAGAGTGCTTGAAGATTTGGTTGCCAATAAGAAACTGGAATCAATGAATTATGGCATTGTGCATTATGATTCGCCTGACAAGAGAGGTATCGATGTTTGCATGTTGTATCGTAAAGATGTATTTGAGGTGACAAGCTCGCGGGCAGTGCCGTTTACTGTAGAAGACAAAGAAGATTTCAAGTCAAGAGATATTCTTGTGGTTACTGGAAATTACGATGGAGAGAAAATGGACTTCATAGTATGCCATTGGCCTTCTCGTTATGGAGGAGAAAAGAAAAGCAGGCCTATGAGAATTGCCGCGGCTAAATTGACTAAGCATTTGGCTGATTCGATTCAAAATGCCAATAACAGTGAAGCGAAGATATTTATCATGGGTGATTTCAACGATGACCCAACAAATCATAGTATCAAGGAATATTTGAATACTTCGGATGATAAGAAAGATTTGGATAACGATGAGCTTTACAATCCTTATTTGACGCTATATAAAAAAGGAATTGGGACTTTAGCTTATCGTGATAAATGGAACCTTTTTGATCAGATTATTCTAAGTCAAGAGTTATTAGAGGATGATGGCGAGTATAGATTTATCAAGGCGAAAGTTTATAACAAGAAATGGTTGATGGTTCAAGATGGAAGGTACAAAGGGTATCCTAAAAGAACGCATGTTGGCTCGAATTATCAAGGTGGATATAGCGATCACTTTCCTGTGTATGTAATCATTGGAAAAAAAATAGATGACGATTAA